In Acropora palmata chromosome 7, jaAcrPala1.3, whole genome shotgun sequence, one genomic interval encodes:
- the LOC141886614 gene encoding uncharacterized protein LOC141886614, whose protein sequence is MASTTTWSLLLLVLFSTLTATTRATAKNNHVFMPHDLNSTTTKSRKRQEIIFLRDDSNHKRSREGETLASIENHGKSLSADGKVFKGTPKANNYDDMDTYKGTALKEQTVKKYTGPPKIKEEEKKSDAYEVVSDSRDSNTIVKVRRHHRRHHRQRLRTTEGDSGRARGHRRSGLHIVSIDGDNTDDDRLLTDRDTRLYGSIGTPASMPVNPREQHHSFDSDDNITPPSFETVSQDELTTARDDGESRDQILPVFRRHDPQVFNQFSQLTQPEELMQLNQKAVSMENRPKMLFLPFYGDQSDSNSAVVPITGQGNFPAPQPQLGRVPEQYAPPTDSVPFSNGLLLQSALQVPFLQAPSINPSFDPITQFSGRLVFNSQQPDVRSVYQLQAQPQMQISQLPLPQIPQTQPLIIPTQMGVTPNLLSSGIESYSRPSTRWVDEDSRERSEVLDRRKGRSDNDRSQDDRGEDYDEENEEGRSEGNRYNDREEDSLQEEEENDASDRSPDYSPERTYTQGDRGSPEDEREDTEEPEEESKEDANGRSLQLNDAASSDDDDDDDDETVDDDNDETADNDNDDQNISQNGNVFAPYRYPQQNSLQSMQRFMTSNHDVGFPTLPMRSTQLRGQFMPKYQMMQPSSDQQGNNFNEPGILEPSLKNPKGKDPKLRISEMSPAEADFFENKETLEPNFKPSIESKDTIPGKYKKLRHGLQNVLIRLNGKPIEDSSQLRSRIRDGQIVEGKGKLIKSKGPVQVKLSHTKNKKHLKIIDIIAPKQFQVYDTKSEIRRPINTLNGPERTDIKTELSVNKKLQNALDNIT, encoded by the exons ATGGCGTCAACCACTACATGGAGTTTACTGTTGCTTGTCCTGTTTTCGACTTTGACAG CCACCACACGGGCAACTGCTAAAAACAACCATGTCTTCATGCCTCATGACCTCAACAGTACGACCACTAAATCCCGAAAGAGGCAGGAAATTATATTTCTCCGGGACGACTCAAATCATAAACGAAGTAGGGAAGGAGAGACTCTTGCAAGTATAGAAAATCACGGGAAAAGCCTGTCCGCTGATGGAAAGGTGTTTAAAGGAACGCCCAAGGCAAATAATTACGATGACATGGATACATATAAAGGAACTGCGCTCAAAGAACAAACAGTCAAAAAATATACAGGCCCGcctaaaataaaagaagaggaaaagaaGAGTGATGCCTATGAAGTGGTTTCTGACAGTCGTGACAGTAATACAATAGTTAAAGTCCGTCGACATCATAGACGTCATCATCGTCAAAGACTTCGCACAACGGAGGGTGATTCAGGTAGAGCTAGAGGTCATCGTAGATCGGGGCTTCATATTGTCTCTATAGATGGAGATAATACTGACGATGATCGATTATTGACTGATAGGGATACGAGACTCTATGGTTCTATTGGGACACCTGCCTCAATGCCAGTCAATCCTCGAGAACAACACCACTCATTTGATTCAGACGATAATATCACTCCACCAAGTTTCGAGACAGTATCTCAAGATGAGTTAACTACTGCCCGTGATGATGGTGAATCGAGAGATCAAATCCTTCCGGTCTTCAGAAGACATGATCCCCAGGTGTTCAATCAATTTTCTCAATTAACTCAACCAGAAGAACTAATGCAGCTCAATCAAAAggccgtttccatggaaaatCGTCCTAAGATGCTCTTCCTACCATTTTATGGCGATCAATCTGATTCAAATTCCGCAGTTGTTCCTATCACGGGACAAGGAAATTTTCCTGCGCCTCAACCTCAGTTAGGAAGGGTGCCTGAGCAATATGCTCCACCTACTGATTCTGTCCCCTTCAGCAATGGGCTTTTACTGCAATCAGCATTACAGGTTCCTTTCCTGCAGGCGCCATCCATTAACCCATCCTTTGACCCAATCACGCAATTTAGTGGTCGACTTGTTTTTAATAGCCAGCAACCTGATGTGCGATCTGTATATCAGCTTCAAGCTCAGCCACAGATGCAAATTTCCCAATTGCCTTTGCCACAAATTCCGCAAACGCAGCCACTTATAATTCCAACTCAAATGGGAGTGACACCAAATTTGCTAAGCTCGGGTATTGAATCTTATAGTCGACCTTCTACTAGGTGGGTAGACGAGGACAGTCGTGAACGAAGTGAAGTCCTAGATCGTAGGAAAGGTAGATCTGACAATGACAGATCACAAGATGACCGAGGTGAGGATTATGATGAAGAGAACGAAGAAGGAAGAAGTGAAGGCAACAGATACAATGACAGAGAAGAAGATTCCCTTcaagaggaagaggaaaatGATGCATCCGATCGATCACCAGATTACTCTCCCGAACGAACCTATACTCAAGGCGATAGAGGATCTCCAGAAGATGAAAGGGAGGATACAGAGGAACCAGAAGAAGAATCCAAAGAGGATGCGAATGGTCGGTCGTTACAACTAAATGATGCCGCGTCAtcagatgatgatgacgatgatgatgatgaaactGTAgacgatgataatgatgaaacCGCAGacaatgataatgacgatCAAAACATTTCCCAAAATGGAAATGTGTTTGCACCTTATCGTTATCCTCAACAAAACAGCCTCCAGTCAATGCAGCGTTTCATGACATCAAACCACGATGTTGGTTTCCCGACATTACCAATGAGGTCAACACAACTAAGAGGACAGTTTATGCCAAAGTACCAAATGATGCAGCCATCCTCAGATCAGCaaggaaacaatttcaatgaGCCTGGAATATTAGAACCCAGTCTAAAGAATCCCAAGGGTAAGGATCCAAAGTTGAGAATATCCGAAATGAGCCCAGCAGAAGCCGACTTTttcgaaaacaaagaaactttgGAACCTAATTTCAAACCTTCCATTGAATCCAAAGACACCATTCCTGGAAAATATAAGAAACTTCGACATGGATTGCAAAACGTATTAATAAGACTAAACGGAAAGCCAATAGAAGATTCCTCTCAACTGAGAAGCCGAATTAGAGATGGCCAGATCGTAGAAGGGAAAGGAAAGTTAATCAAATCAAAAGGTCCAGTACAGGTGAAACTGTCACACACCAAgaataaaaagcatttgaaaataattgacattATAGCACCAAAACAGTTCCAAGTGTACGACACCAAGAGCGAAATCAGAAGACCTATAAACACTTTAAATGGACCTGAAAGGACAGATATAAAAACGGAGTTATCAGTCAATAAAAAACTCCAAAATGCTCTCGATAATATAACGTGA